Proteins encoded together in one Variovorax paradoxus EPS window:
- a CDS encoding A24 family peptidase: protein MLFVTVYDFRKRRVPNWLVLSGATLALAALAFGLQPFGNSWSSALIGSAVGFGFLLLFYAAGLMGAGDVKFAGALGLWVGASALVPIWIGASLLAGAHSVLWLVLQRWPWFPRLSLMLSGNPSAGTDINGPRRRARFIPYAAYLALATAVWMVWGRQR from the coding sequence CTGCTTTTCGTCACCGTCTATGACTTTCGAAAACGGCGTGTTCCGAACTGGCTTGTGCTGTCCGGGGCCACTTTGGCCTTGGCGGCACTCGCCTTCGGTTTACAGCCATTCGGGAACTCTTGGAGCTCTGCACTTATTGGCAGCGCGGTCGGCTTCGGATTTCTGCTGCTGTTCTACGCTGCTGGACTCATGGGAGCAGGTGACGTGAAGTTCGCAGGCGCTCTCGGACTGTGGGTGGGCGCCTCAGCACTGGTGCCGATATGGATCGGCGCAAGCTTGCTGGCCGGCGCACATAGCGTGCTTTGGCTGGTGTTGCAGCGCTGGCCGTGGTTTCCACGGCTCTCGCTGATGTTGTCGGGCAACCCATCTGCTGGCACCGACATCAACGGTCCGCGCCGACGTGCGCGCTTTATTCCTTACGCGGCCTATCTTGCATTGGCCACCGCGGTGTGGATGGTTTGGGGCCGACAGAGATAG
- a CDS encoding L,D-transpeptidase family protein, translating into MAHSQGKRRRLVADLVRRGRLKNPPFPRRGNLLAALMTASALMLAAPGAAFASSNKTGSAKTSSGAKAGSSAKAGKSSTGSRSAAHASSGSRASAKEARGGAGKSSAQAKGKKAALAETRTASAAKPARKAAPAGSIQEASSAEARLISVYEMFGRGQARPALAKARDLVRDYPNFQLAQLVYGDLLAAQLPPTNSLPDTAGIARMRGNPAMSELHEESRRRLQALRERPPVGTVPSQFLSLSTRSRYAIAVDASRSRLYLLENSDKGLKLVADYYISVGKSGTDKLAEGDARTPLGVYYITSRLDPKSLKDFYGAGALPINYPNPYDVRRGRTGSGIWLHGTPPQQFARAPLASDGCVVMANPDLKQLLRKVQIGATPVVTARSLQWISPPQAEKEAQTFTNAITAWKDTRASGNEAQLKKFYLPDFQRSSKKPIDGNSAPHDEVEYAQGKRVQFKDMSYLHWRDGDDTMVATFGEVFEGEKSGRTRRQYWLRQGSEWKLFHEEILG; encoded by the coding sequence ATGGCACATTCGCAAGGAAAGCGTCGGCGGCTAGTGGCAGACCTCGTCCGGCGCGGCCGGCTCAAGAATCCTCCGTTTCCGCGCCGCGGAAACCTGCTCGCAGCGCTGATGACCGCATCGGCGCTGATGCTGGCAGCACCCGGCGCCGCCTTCGCTTCATCGAACAAGACGGGCAGCGCAAAGACCAGCAGCGGCGCCAAGGCCGGCAGCAGCGCCAAGGCCGGCAAGAGCAGCACCGGCAGCCGCAGCGCGGCGCACGCCTCGTCCGGCAGCCGTGCTTCCGCCAAAGAAGCCCGGGGCGGCGCCGGCAAGTCGTCGGCGCAGGCCAAGGGCAAGAAGGCTGCACTGGCAGAGACCCGGACCGCATCCGCAGCCAAACCCGCCCGCAAGGCCGCACCTGCAGGGTCGATCCAGGAAGCCAGCAGCGCCGAAGCCCGCCTGATCTCCGTCTACGAAATGTTCGGCCGAGGCCAGGCCCGCCCTGCGCTCGCCAAAGCGCGCGACCTGGTGCGGGACTACCCGAACTTCCAGCTCGCGCAGCTCGTCTACGGCGATCTGCTCGCGGCGCAGCTGCCGCCCACGAATTCGCTTCCCGACACGGCCGGCATCGCCAGGATGCGCGGCAACCCGGCCATGTCCGAACTGCACGAGGAATCGCGCCGCCGCCTGCAGGCCCTGCGCGAGCGGCCGCCGGTGGGCACCGTGCCCTCGCAGTTCCTGTCGCTCTCGACCAGGAGCCGCTACGCCATTGCGGTCGATGCCTCGCGCTCGCGCCTGTACCTGCTGGAGAACTCCGACAAGGGGTTGAAGCTGGTGGCCGACTACTACATCTCGGTCGGCAAGTCGGGCACCGACAAGCTCGCCGAGGGCGATGCCCGCACCCCGCTGGGCGTGTACTACATCACCAGCCGCCTCGACCCGAAATCGCTGAAGGACTTCTACGGTGCGGGCGCCCTGCCCATCAACTACCCGAACCCGTACGACGTGCGGCGCGGCCGCACCGGCAGCGGCATCTGGCTGCACGGCACCCCGCCCCAGCAGTTCGCCCGGGCGCCGCTCGCGAGCGACGGCTGCGTGGTCATGGCCAACCCCGACCTGAAGCAGCTGTTGCGCAAGGTGCAGATCGGCGCCACGCCGGTGGTCACCGCCCGCAGCCTGCAATGGATTTCGCCGCCGCAGGCCGAAAAAGAAGCCCAGACATTTACCAATGCAATTACCGCCTGGAAAGATACACGGGCCAGCGGAAATGAAGCGCAATTAAAGAAATTCTATTTACCGGATTTCCAGCGCAGCAGCAAAAAACCCATCGACGGTAATTCGGCTCCGCACGACGAAGTGGAATATGCCCAGGGCAAGCGCGTCCAGTTCAAGGACATGTCCTACCTGCACTGGCGCGACGGCGACGACACCATGGTCGCCACCTTCGGAGAAGTCTTCGAAGGCGAAAAGAGCGGGCGCACCCGGCGCCAGTACTGGCTGCGCCAAGGCAGCGAGTGGAAGCTCTTTCACGAAGAAATCCTGGGCTGA
- the cpaB gene encoding Flp pilus assembly protein CpaB, whose amino-acid sequence MINLTKIIAAILVLLAIALGGYAWMLSRQAPAPRPIATTPNTASAKTQQAVTYPVVVAAKALPAGQIIPADALRVERLTINPSGAFQDTAVATGRVPVLDLGEGTPLLEGQLVSGLALKIAEGERAVAVKADEVMGVGNKVQPGDFVDVFILLKSDGKDVDRSQARLLLSRKRVLAFGNASVDGLTSKTADKQQPQRAEPARTAVLAVPVDDINRLTLAESSGRLLLALRNPTDMQEPDPKLFAELPTALQPPRTKAGEPPRGPLEGLDRAQAGLTAVDLVTGGQSGARPPTAAARPVVTGARAGSPARAGLQVEVIRGEKSETLNY is encoded by the coding sequence ATGATCAACCTCACAAAAATCATTGCCGCCATCCTGGTGCTCCTGGCCATCGCGCTAGGGGGATATGCCTGGATGCTCAGCCGCCAAGCGCCTGCACCACGCCCTATCGCGACAACGCCCAACACAGCGTCGGCGAAGACACAGCAAGCTGTCACCTACCCCGTGGTAGTAGCAGCCAAGGCCTTGCCTGCAGGACAGATCATCCCCGCCGACGCCCTGCGCGTGGAGCGACTGACCATCAATCCGTCTGGCGCATTCCAGGACACAGCCGTGGCGACCGGACGCGTGCCAGTCTTGGATCTCGGCGAAGGCACCCCCCTGCTTGAAGGTCAACTGGTTTCCGGCCTGGCTCTGAAGATCGCCGAAGGCGAACGTGCCGTGGCAGTCAAGGCTGACGAGGTCATGGGCGTGGGCAACAAGGTTCAACCTGGTGACTTCGTCGATGTTTTCATCCTGCTCAAGTCCGATGGCAAAGACGTGGATCGCAGCCAGGCAAGGCTGCTGCTCTCCCGGAAACGAGTACTGGCCTTTGGCAACGCCTCTGTGGACGGCTTGACTTCGAAAACCGCAGACAAGCAGCAGCCTCAACGTGCCGAACCCGCGCGAACGGCGGTGCTTGCAGTCCCGGTAGATGACATCAATCGACTCACGCTGGCCGAATCGAGCGGCCGCCTACTGCTGGCGCTACGCAATCCAACCGATATGCAGGAGCCTGACCCAAAGCTTTTTGCAGAATTGCCGACAGCGTTGCAGCCTCCGCGCACCAAGGCCGGAGAGCCGCCTCGCGGCCCCTTGGAAGGACTGGATCGGGCACAGGCCGGCCTGACTGCCGTCGACTTGGTCACCGGCGGCCAATCCGGCGCTCGCCCCCCGACGGCCGCCGCTCGGCCCGTCGTGACCGGTGCCCGCGCTGGCAGTCCCGCGCGAGCCGGACTGCAGGTCGAGGTGATTCGCGGCGAGAAAAGCGAAACACTGAACTACTGA
- a CDS encoding 3-oxoacid CoA-transferase subunit A translates to MINKIARSVADALSGIQDGATVLIGGFGTAGIPGELIDGLVEQGAKDLTVVNNNAGNGDTGLAALLKAGRVRKIICSFPRQADSQVFDGLYRSGKLELELVPQGNLAERIRAAGAGIGAFFCPTGYGTQLAGNRETREINGKQYVLEYPIHGDVALIKAERGDRWGNLVYRKAARNFGPVMAMASKKTIATVHDIAELGTLDPETVVTPGIFVHQVVRIERVATQAGGFKKAA, encoded by the coding sequence ATGATCAACAAGATCGCGCGCTCGGTCGCCGATGCCCTCTCGGGCATCCAAGACGGCGCCACGGTTCTCATCGGCGGCTTCGGCACCGCCGGCATTCCCGGCGAGCTCATCGACGGCCTCGTCGAGCAGGGCGCCAAGGACCTCACCGTCGTCAACAACAACGCCGGCAACGGCGACACCGGCCTCGCAGCGCTGCTCAAGGCCGGCCGCGTGCGCAAGATCATCTGCAGCTTCCCGCGCCAGGCCGACAGCCAGGTGTTCGACGGGCTCTACCGCAGCGGCAAGCTCGAACTCGAACTCGTGCCCCAGGGCAACCTCGCCGAGCGCATCCGCGCCGCGGGCGCCGGCATCGGCGCCTTCTTCTGCCCGACCGGCTACGGCACGCAGCTCGCAGGCAACCGCGAAACGCGCGAGATCAATGGCAAGCAGTACGTGCTGGAGTACCCCATCCACGGCGACGTGGCGCTCATCAAGGCCGAGCGCGGCGACCGCTGGGGCAACCTGGTCTACCGCAAGGCCGCGCGCAACTTCGGCCCGGTGATGGCCATGGCCTCGAAGAAGACCATTGCCACCGTGCACGACATCGCCGAGCTCGGCACCCTCGATCCCGAGACCGTCGTGACCCCGGGCATCTTCGTGCACCAGGTGGTGCGCATCGAACGCGTGGCGACGCAAGCCGGCGGTTTCAAGAAGGCAGCATGA
- the pcaF gene encoding 3-oxoadipyl-CoA thiolase: protein MTNHAFICDAVRTPFGRYGGSLSSVRTDDLGAVPLRALMERNKNVDWQAVSDVLYGCANQAGEDNRNVARMSALLAGLPIEVGGGTINRLCGSGLDAVGTAARAIRAGEAGLMIAGGVESMSRAPFVMPKAESAFSRNNAVYDTTIGWRFVNKLMKAQYGVDSMPETAENVATDYKIEREAQDLMALNSQLRAVASQKSGFFDAEIVPVSVPQKKGDALIVNKDEHPRDTTLEALAKLKPIVRPDGTVTAGNASGVNDGACALLLADEASAVKHGLTPRARVVGMATAGVAPRVMGIGPAPATQKVLALTGLTIDQIDVIELNEAFAAQGLAVLRLLGLKDDDARVNINGGAIALGHPLGASGARLATTAVNQLHKGGGRYALCTMCIGVGQGIAVILERV from the coding sequence ATGACCAACCACGCCTTCATCTGCGACGCCGTTCGCACCCCCTTCGGCCGCTACGGCGGCTCGCTCAGCAGCGTGCGCACCGACGACCTGGGCGCAGTGCCCCTGCGCGCGCTGATGGAACGCAACAAGAACGTCGACTGGCAGGCCGTGAGCGACGTGCTCTACGGCTGCGCCAACCAGGCCGGCGAAGACAACCGCAACGTCGCGCGCATGTCGGCGCTGCTCGCGGGCCTGCCGATCGAAGTGGGCGGGGGCACCATCAATCGCCTGTGCGGTTCGGGCCTCGATGCCGTGGGCACCGCAGCGCGCGCCATCCGCGCCGGTGAAGCCGGCTTGATGATCGCCGGCGGCGTCGAAAGCATGAGCCGCGCGCCCTTCGTCATGCCCAAGGCCGAGAGCGCCTTCAGCCGCAACAACGCGGTGTACGACACCACCATCGGCTGGCGCTTCGTCAACAAGCTCATGAAGGCGCAGTACGGCGTCGACTCCATGCCCGAGACGGCAGAGAACGTGGCCACCGACTACAAGATCGAGCGCGAAGCGCAAGACCTGATGGCGCTCAACTCGCAACTGCGCGCCGTGGCCTCGCAGAAGTCCGGCTTCTTCGACGCCGAGATCGTGCCCGTGAGCGTGCCCCAGAAAAAGGGCGACGCGCTCATCGTCAACAAGGACGAGCATCCGCGTGACACCACGCTGGAGGCGCTGGCCAAGCTCAAGCCCATCGTGCGCCCCGACGGCACCGTGACCGCTGGCAACGCCAGCGGCGTGAACGACGGCGCCTGCGCGCTGCTGCTGGCAGACGAAGCCAGCGCCGTGAAGCATGGCTTGACGCCCCGCGCCCGCGTGGTCGGCATGGCCACCGCCGGCGTTGCGCCGCGCGTGATGGGCATCGGCCCCGCGCCCGCCACGCAAAAGGTGCTGGCACTCACCGGGCTCACCATCGACCAGATCGACGTCATCGAACTCAACGAAGCCTTCGCCGCGCAAGGCCTCGCCGTGCTGCGCCTCTTGGGCCTGAAGGACGACGACGCGCGCGTGAACATCAACGGCGGCGCCATCGCGCTCGGCCACCCGCTCGGAGCGAGCGGCGCGCGACTGGCCACCACCGCGGTGAACCAGCTGCACAAGGGCGGTGGCCGCTACGCGCTGTGCACGATGTGCATCGGCGTGGGGCAGGGCATTGCCGTGATCCTGGAACGCGTCTGA
- a CDS encoding Flp family type IVb pilin has translation MFSSITRFIRDEEGATAIEYGIIAGMMAVLLVAVFSPSGTLYGAIEGVFGRISTALDTVTP, from the coding sequence ATGTTCAGTTCTATTACTCGTTTTATTCGTGATGAAGAAGGTGCTACCGCAATTGAATACGGAATTATTGCGGGAATGATGGCCGTTCTTTTGGTCGCCGTATTCAGCCCATCCGGAACTCTTTATGGCGCAATCGAAGGCGTTTTCGGAAGAATTTCAACCGCGCTGGACACCGTCACCCCGTAA
- a CDS encoding 3-oxoacid CoA-transferase subunit B — protein MAYTRRTKDQLAARVAQDIFDGAVVNLGIGQPTLVANHLPAGREVILQSENGILGMGPAPEAGEEDYDLINAGKQPVTLLPGGSFFHHADSFAMMRGGHLDICVLGAFQVSATGDLANWHTGEKDAIPAVGGAMDLAIGAKQTWVMMDLLTRQGTSKLVQACTYPLTGIGCVKRVYSDLATLECTPQGLKLVDLVEGLSREELEKLVGLPIAA, from the coding sequence ATGGCATACACACGTCGCACCAAAGACCAGTTGGCAGCCCGCGTCGCGCAGGACATCTTCGACGGCGCCGTCGTCAACCTCGGCATCGGCCAGCCCACGCTCGTGGCCAACCACTTGCCTGCTGGCCGCGAGGTCATCCTGCAAAGCGAGAACGGCATCCTCGGCATGGGCCCCGCGCCCGAGGCCGGCGAAGAAGACTACGACCTCATCAACGCCGGCAAGCAACCCGTCACGCTGCTGCCGGGCGGCTCGTTCTTTCACCACGCCGACAGCTTCGCGATGATGCGCGGCGGCCACCTCGACATCTGCGTGCTCGGCGCGTTCCAGGTGTCGGCCACCGGCGACCTCGCCAATTGGCACACCGGCGAGAAAGACGCCATTCCCGCCGTCGGCGGCGCGATGGACCTGGCCATCGGCGCGAAGCAGACGTGGGTGATGATGGATCTGCTCACCAGGCAGGGCACGAGCAAGCTGGTGCAGGCATGCACCTATCCGCTGACCGGCATTGGCTGCGTCAAGCGCGTGTACTCCGACCTCGCCACGCTCGAATGCACGCCGCAAGGTTTGAAGCTCGTCGACCTCGTCGAAGGGCTCAGCCGCGAAGAACTCGAGAAGCTCGTCGGTTTGCCCATCGCAGCCTGA
- a CDS encoding Bug family tripartite tricarboxylate transporter substrate binding protein, whose protein sequence is MTITKRRLLEGGAAAFATSLFAPGAWSQPKPAAAEAAWPTKPVRILVGFPAGASPDLAARAIAEPLAKILRQPVTVENKPGSSGNLVADQVAKATDDHTIGALINGNLTIAKLLNPAIPFDPEKDFAPVGMVGTAPLVLAVSGNAPGKTPADLLLWARNLGTGGKYGTPGVGTVGHLGMELLKSRAAITAQHKPYTGNPQVIAGLLGGEIQLALLPPGLALPHLKSGKLKAIGVTSPERSPLASELPTIRDADVRGADLEIWTALAAPAGMNKNAVARLSAALSEVTSMPDVTQALLKTGWQAQPGTPEALARRMRADTARLGGVIIMKGIHSEA, encoded by the coding sequence TTGACGATCACCAAACGCCGCCTGCTGGAAGGCGGCGCCGCGGCTTTTGCCACCTCGCTCTTCGCGCCCGGCGCGTGGTCCCAGCCGAAGCCGGCCGCTGCCGAAGCCGCATGGCCCACCAAGCCCGTGCGCATCCTCGTGGGCTTTCCCGCCGGCGCCTCGCCGGACCTCGCGGCCCGCGCCATTGCCGAGCCGCTCGCGAAGATCCTTCGCCAGCCGGTCACGGTCGAAAACAAGCCCGGGTCCAGCGGCAACCTCGTGGCCGACCAGGTGGCCAAGGCGACCGACGACCACACCATCGGCGCGCTGATCAACGGCAACCTCACCATCGCCAAACTGCTGAACCCCGCGATCCCGTTCGATCCTGAAAAAGACTTCGCGCCCGTCGGCATGGTCGGCACCGCGCCGCTGGTGCTCGCGGTGTCTGGCAACGCCCCCGGCAAGACGCCGGCCGACCTCTTGCTGTGGGCGCGCAACCTCGGCACCGGCGGCAAGTACGGCACGCCCGGCGTGGGCACCGTGGGGCACCTGGGCATGGAGCTTCTGAAGAGCCGCGCCGCCATCACCGCGCAGCACAAGCCCTACACCGGCAACCCGCAGGTGATCGCCGGCCTGCTCGGCGGCGAGATCCAGCTGGCCCTGTTGCCGCCAGGCCTGGCGCTGCCGCATCTGAAGTCGGGCAAGCTGAAGGCGATCGGCGTCACCTCGCCCGAGCGCAGCCCGCTCGCGAGCGAACTGCCCACCATCCGCGATGCGGATGTGCGCGGCGCCGACCTCGAAATCTGGACCGCGCTGGCCGCGCCCGCGGGCATGAACAAGAACGCGGTGGCGCGGCTGAGTGCGGCGCTGTCCGAAGTGACCAGCATGCCCGACGTGACCCAGGCGCTGCTCAAGACCGGCTGGCAGGCACAGCCCGGCACGCCCGAGGCGCTGGCCCGCCGCATGCGCGCGGACACGGCGCGGCTGGGCGGCGTGATCATCATGAAGGGCATCCACTCCGAGGCTTGA
- a CDS encoding IclR family transcriptional regulator domain-containing protein, with protein sequence MATQPPKTNNTETPAPGDSYVQSFARGLQVIRSFSESAPRQTLSEVAAVSGLTRAGARRILLTLQALGYVVTDGKLFTLTPRILDLGFAYLSSMPIWNRAEPVMEALVQEVQESCSAAVLDATDIVYVLRVPTKKIMHISLGVGSRLPAYCTSLGRLLLSDLEDDEVRARLEASNIEALTKHTVTDIDALMAKVAQARKQQWCLVNQELEEGLISVAAPIVNKQGQMVAALNISGQANRTSAKVMQETMLPALIDAAKQVSRLL encoded by the coding sequence ATGGCAACCCAGCCCCCCAAGACCAATAACACCGAAACACCCGCCCCCGGCGACAGCTATGTGCAGTCGTTCGCGCGCGGCCTGCAGGTGATTCGCTCGTTCAGCGAGAGCGCGCCGCGCCAGACGCTGAGCGAGGTCGCCGCGGTCAGCGGCCTCACGCGGGCGGGTGCGCGGCGCATCCTGCTCACGCTGCAGGCGCTGGGCTATGTGGTGACCGACGGCAAGCTCTTCACGCTCACGCCGCGCATCCTCGACCTCGGGTTTGCATACCTCTCGTCGATGCCGATCTGGAACCGCGCCGAGCCGGTGATGGAGGCGCTGGTGCAAGAGGTGCAGGAGTCGTGCTCGGCCGCCGTGCTGGATGCGACCGACATCGTCTATGTGCTGCGCGTGCCGACCAAGAAGATCATGCACATCAGCCTGGGCGTGGGCTCGCGGTTGCCTGCTTACTGCACGTCGCTCGGCCGGCTGCTGCTGTCCGACCTTGAAGACGACGAGGTGCGCGCGCGGCTCGAAGCCTCGAACATCGAGGCGCTCACCAAGCACACGGTGACCGACATCGATGCGCTCATGGCCAAGGTCGCACAGGCACGCAAGCAGCAGTGGTGCCTGGTGAATCAGGAGCTCGAAGAAGGCCTCATCTCCGTGGCCGCGCCCATCGTCAACAAGCAGGGCCAGATGGTGGCCGCGCTCAACATCAGCGGGCAGGCGAACCGCACGAGCGCGAAGGTGATGCAGGAGACGATGCTGCCGGCGCTGATCGATGCGGCGAAGCAGGTGTCGCGGCTGCTCTAG
- a CDS encoding type II and III secretion system protein family protein yields MPYKFRTKSVSVTRSPRAAGSLLLRPSLLVLCLFAPGIWPAASVAANATPPPRQSQIPLVVGAGTQQELLIQKGIDRLAIADETVAGVTITRKTPNSPAARLIITGKTAGRTTLMVWEKGSASATTYALEVRRRASTLTGTLDSMVEHQQARDAASAGAGDKTPLVDRSIVNVRSNTVQVEVKVVEFNRSVLKQAGLNIFSTRANSNGFSFGVFSPAGLKSSTFASDGSINGEYNNPLAQAFSLLFNFGKAGIGLNVGFLEGNGMARVLAEPTLVAMSGQSASFLSGGELPVPVPQGLGTTSIEYKPFGIGLTLTPTVLSNDRIVLKVAPEASDLDYTNSLSINGIAVPAISTRRADTTVELGDGESFIIGGLVSRTTTSNADKVPLLGDLPILGSFFKQNKYQMSEKELVILVTPHLVKPIARGTDLAPYLPGTAEQRDGAVWRSYFLGGAAGTAVPGFSR; encoded by the coding sequence ATGCCTTACAAGTTCCGTACGAAGTCGGTCAGCGTCACCCGCAGTCCAAGAGCTGCAGGCTCTCTTTTGCTTCGCCCGTCCCTGTTGGTGCTGTGCCTTTTTGCTCCTGGCATCTGGCCCGCTGCTTCTGTGGCTGCCAATGCAACGCCACCACCGCGCCAATCGCAAATTCCGTTGGTCGTTGGCGCCGGTACTCAGCAAGAACTGCTGATCCAGAAGGGCATCGATCGCTTGGCCATCGCCGACGAAACCGTGGCTGGCGTAACCATCACCCGCAAGACCCCAAATTCCCCGGCGGCACGATTGATCATCACCGGCAAGACCGCGGGACGGACCACGCTGATGGTCTGGGAAAAAGGGAGTGCCAGCGCCACGACCTATGCGCTGGAAGTCCGGCGCCGCGCCTCCACGTTGACAGGCACGCTGGACAGCATGGTCGAACACCAGCAGGCACGCGATGCAGCCTCCGCCGGCGCCGGCGACAAGACGCCCCTCGTCGACCGCTCGATCGTGAACGTGCGCAGCAACACGGTCCAGGTCGAAGTGAAAGTCGTGGAATTCAATCGCAGCGTGCTCAAGCAGGCTGGCCTGAACATCTTCAGCACTCGCGCAAACTCCAATGGCTTCAGCTTTGGCGTCTTCTCGCCGGCCGGTCTCAAGTCCTCGACGTTTGCCTCTGACGGGTCGATCAATGGCGAATACAACAATCCGCTGGCACAGGCGTTCAGCCTACTGTTCAATTTCGGCAAGGCCGGCATCGGATTGAACGTAGGGTTTCTCGAAGGCAACGGCATGGCGCGAGTGCTTGCCGAACCGACCCTCGTCGCGATGTCGGGGCAAAGCGCGAGTTTCCTGTCGGGTGGAGAACTGCCTGTTCCTGTGCCCCAGGGTCTGGGCACCACAAGCATCGAATACAAGCCTTTCGGTATCGGCCTGACGCTGACGCCCACCGTCCTGTCGAATGACCGCATCGTGCTCAAGGTGGCGCCCGAAGCCAGCGACCTGGACTACACCAATTCGCTCAGCATCAACGGTATCGCAGTGCCGGCCATCAGCACGCGGCGCGCAGACACCACTGTCGAACTGGGCGACGGCGAGAGCTTCATCATCGGCGGCCTTGTGAGTCGCACCACCACGTCCAACGCCGACAAAGTTCCACTGCTCGGTGATCTGCCGATCCTTGGCTCGTTCTTCAAACAAAACAAATACCAGATGAGCGAGAAGGAACTCGTGATCCTCGTGACGCCACATCTGGTCAAGCCAATCGCTCGTGGTACCGACCTGGCGCCCTACCTTCCCGGCACGGCAGAACAGCGCGACGGTGCCGTATGGCGTTCGTATTTCCTTGGTGGAGCAGCCGGTACGGCGGTTCCTGGTTTCTCACGTTGA
- a CDS encoding nuclear transport factor 2 family protein: MPKSPRPRARFSFSPTVRALLLAVAACGVALPALAAIEHEDVDRLMQAGKLDEAMAKADAFLKDKPRDPQMRFLKGVIQLDTGKRAEAIAAFTQLTQDAPELPEPFNNLAVIYASQNQFDKARSALESAIRTNPSYATAQENLGDVYARLASQAYSKALQLDQNNTAVQPKLAVIRTLFTPTPGAKTATLVAAAPEAARPAPAAKAPAPAPAAAPAPAPAPAPAKVAAAPAPVATPAPAPAPAPAPAKVAAAPAAKAPEAAPAPAPAAAPASSAEVETAVRGWASAWAGQDMDRYFAAYGPDFAPGGGQSRKGWEEERRARIVGKSSISVNIENLVIKVDGQNATAKFRQIYRADNLNISSRKTLDMQRSGNQWHIRKESVGG, encoded by the coding sequence ATGCCCAAGAGCCCCCGGCCTCGCGCCCGCTTCTCCTTTTCTCCCACCGTGCGCGCACTGCTGCTGGCCGTTGCCGCCTGCGGCGTGGCACTCCCGGCACTGGCCGCGATCGAGCATGAAGACGTCGACCGCCTCATGCAGGCCGGCAAGCTCGACGAGGCGATGGCCAAGGCCGATGCATTCCTGAAGGACAAGCCCCGCGATCCGCAGATGCGCTTTCTGAAGGGCGTGATCCAGCTGGACACCGGCAAGCGCGCCGAGGCGATCGCCGCCTTCACCCAGCTCACGCAGGACGCGCCTGAACTGCCCGAGCCGTTCAACAACCTCGCGGTGATCTACGCGAGCCAGAACCAGTTCGACAAGGCCCGCAGCGCGCTGGAAAGCGCCATTCGCACCAACCCCAGCTACGCCACCGCCCAGGAGAACCTCGGCGACGTGTACGCGCGGCTCGCGAGCCAGGCCTACAGCAAGGCGCTGCAGCTCGACCAGAACAACACCGCGGTGCAGCCCAAGCTGGCCGTGATCCGCACACTCTTCACGCCGACGCCGGGCGCCAAGACCGCGACGCTGGTGGCGGCAGCGCCCGAGGCCGCACGGCCCGCGCCCGCCGCGAAGGCGCCCGCCCCGGCACCTGCCGCTGCACCTGCACCCGCGCCGGCTCCTGCTCCCGCCAAGGTGGCGGCAGCGCCCGCACCCGTCGCAACACCGGCACCCGCACCCGCGCCCGCTCCGGCTCCCGCCAAGGTCGCGGCTGCGCCGGCCGCCAAGGCGCCTGAAGCCGCTCCGGCGCCGGCACCTGCTGCCGCACCGGCCTCCAGCGCCGAAGTCGAAACCGCGGTGCGCGGCTGGGCTTCCGCCTGGGCCGGCCAGGACATGGACCGCTACTTCGCCGCCTACGGCCCCGACTTCGCACCCGGCGGCGGCCAGAGCCGCAAGGGCTGGGAAGAAGAACGGCGCGCCCGCATCGTCGGCAAGTCGAGCATCAGCGTGAACATCGAGAACCTCGTGATCAAGGTCGACGGGCAGAACGCCACGGCGAAGTTCCGCCAGATCTACCGCGCGGACAACCTCAACATCTCGAGCCGCAAGACGCTGGACATGCAGCGCTCGGGCAACCAATGGCACATTCGCAAGGAAAGCGTCGGCGGCTAG